In one Pseudomonas sp. 31-12 genomic region, the following are encoded:
- the msrQ gene encoding protein-methionine-sulfoxide reductase heme-binding subunit MsrQ: MRYLFWRVGVFIAAAIWPLLWLYQAWQDVLGPDPGKVLVDRLGLGTLVLLLITLSMTPLQKLTGWAGWIAVRRQLGLWCFAYVVLHLSGYTAFILGFDWSQLGVELRKRPYIIVGTLGFLGLLALAVTSNRYSQRRLGVRWKKLHRLAYVILGLGLLHMLWIVRADLKEWSVYASIGALLLVLRIPPIARRIPRLIAKKVPSARKA; the protein is encoded by the coding sequence ATGCGTTATCTGTTTTGGCGAGTGGGCGTCTTTATAGCGGCTGCGATCTGGCCGCTGCTTTGGTTGTATCAGGCTTGGCAGGATGTGCTGGGCCCCGACCCGGGCAAGGTGTTGGTTGACCGTCTCGGGTTGGGGACGCTTGTCCTGCTATTGATAACCTTAAGCATGACGCCTCTGCAGAAACTTACCGGTTGGGCGGGGTGGATCGCTGTACGCCGGCAACTGGGGTTGTGGTGTTTCGCTTATGTGGTTCTGCATTTGAGCGGCTATACAGCATTCATTCTTGGATTTGACTGGTCGCAGCTGGGTGTCGAGTTGCGCAAGCGGCCGTACATCATTGTCGGGACGTTGGGATTTCTTGGTTTGTTGGCATTGGCGGTGACTTCCAATCGTTATAGTCAGCGACGCTTGGGTGTGCGTTGGAAGAAGTTACATCGGCTGGCTTATGTGATTCTCGGGCTCGGCTTGCTGCATATGCTTTGGATCGTTCGAGCGGATTTGAAGGAATGGTCTGTCTATGCCTCTATAGGCGCGCTGCTATTAGTGCTGCGCATTCCCCCGATTGCTCGCCGAATCCCGCGCTTAATAGCTAAAAAGGTACCTTCTGCAAGAAAAGCGTAA
- the msrP gene encoding protein-methionine-sulfoxide reductase catalytic subunit MsrP has product MLIKVPKASDCHESDVTPESFYLSRRNLLGAAVAGLAVSSLPRWASADEAARYADVEPGKAPSWFAEKLPSTKWGAVNVKDEAITPFKDATHYNNFYEFGTDKGDPAANAGSLKTEPWTVVVDGEVGKPGRYALEDFMKPYQLEERIYRLRCVEAWSMVIPWIGFPLSALLKEVEPTSKAKFIRFETLQDPKSMPGQRSGFALIEWPYVEGLRLDEAMNPLAILAVGMYGRELPNQNGAPLRLVVPWKYGFKSIKSIVRISLVSEQPKTTWQSIASDEYGFYANVNPTVDHPRWTQARERRLPSGLFKPNVRDTQMFNGYSDEVASLYTGLDLRKNY; this is encoded by the coding sequence ATGCTGATCAAAGTCCCCAAAGCGTCTGACTGCCACGAGTCGGACGTCACGCCTGAATCCTTCTATCTTTCTCGACGCAATCTATTGGGTGCTGCCGTAGCCGGTCTGGCTGTGAGCAGTCTGCCGCGTTGGGCCAGTGCTGACGAAGCCGCTCGCTACGCCGATGTCGAGCCTGGCAAGGCACCTTCCTGGTTTGCCGAAAAGCTTCCTTCTACCAAGTGGGGGGCGGTCAACGTCAAGGATGAGGCGATCACGCCATTCAAGGATGCGACCCACTACAACAACTTCTATGAGTTCGGCACTGATAAAGGCGACCCTGCTGCCAATGCCGGTTCGTTGAAGACTGAACCTTGGACCGTGGTAGTAGACGGGGAGGTGGGTAAGCCGGGGCGGTATGCGCTGGAAGACTTCATGAAGCCTTATCAATTGGAGGAGCGGATTTATCGTCTTCGCTGTGTTGAGGCCTGGTCGATGGTCATTCCGTGGATCGGTTTTCCTCTCTCGGCTTTGCTGAAGGAGGTCGAACCTACGTCCAAGGCGAAGTTCATCCGTTTCGAAACGCTGCAAGATCCCAAGAGCATGCCGGGTCAGCGCTCCGGCTTTGCCTTGATCGAGTGGCCCTATGTAGAGGGGCTGCGGTTGGATGAGGCGATGAATCCGCTGGCGATTCTTGCGGTGGGCATGTATGGGCGCGAATTGCCGAATCAGAACGGGGCGCCGCTACGGTTGGTGGTGCCTTGGAAGTACGGCTTCAAGAGCATCAAATCCATCGTGCGGATCAGTCTGGTCAGTGAACAGCCGAAAACCACCTGGCAGAGCATTGCCTCGGATGAGTACGGCTTCTACGCGAACGTGAACCCTACCGTCGATCACCCGCGCTGGACCCAGGCGCGGGAGCGTCGGTTGCCGAGCGGTCTGTTCAAGCCCAATGTTCGGGATACGCAGATGTTCAACGGCTACTCGGATGAAGTCGCTTCTCTCTATACAGGGCTCGATCTGCGGAAGAACTACTGA
- the pssA gene encoding CDP-diacylglycerol--serine O-phosphatidyltransferase — MSERPEEPNKASDAESLLPIDEHIEEGHDAEGRKVRHRGIYLLPNLFTTANLFAGFYSIISSMSAQSALSAGDSVGASKYFAFAAIAIFVAMVLDGLDGRVARMTNTQSAFGAEYDSLSDMVAFGVAPALLAFGWALGDMGKVGWMVAFIYVAGAALRLARFNTQVGTADKRYFIGLASPAAAGVVAGIVWAFSDYGIQGSKMSFLVALMVAAAGMLMVSNIKYNSFKELDLKGRVPFVAILAVVLVFAVVFSDPPRILLLVFLAYAASGPVQYLLHLRRHKKAE; from the coding sequence ATGAGCGAACGTCCCGAAGAGCCAAACAAGGCTTCTGACGCCGAAAGCCTGCTGCCCATCGATGAACACATCGAGGAAGGGCACGACGCTGAAGGTCGTAAAGTCCGGCATCGTGGTATCTATCTTCTGCCGAATCTGTTCACCACTGCGAACCTGTTCGCAGGGTTTTATTCCATCATAAGTTCGATGAGCGCCCAGAGCGCCTTGAGTGCCGGTGATTCGGTTGGCGCGAGCAAGTATTTCGCGTTTGCCGCTATCGCGATTTTCGTCGCCATGGTGCTCGACGGCCTCGATGGTCGAGTCGCCCGTATGACCAATACCCAGAGTGCCTTCGGCGCCGAGTACGACTCGCTGTCGGACATGGTCGCCTTTGGTGTCGCGCCGGCATTGCTGGCGTTTGGCTGGGCCTTGGGCGACATGGGCAAGGTCGGCTGGATGGTTGCCTTCATCTATGTTGCTGGCGCGGCATTGCGTCTGGCCCGCTTCAATACGCAAGTCGGCACTGCGGACAAACGCTACTTCATCGGTCTGGCCAGCCCGGCTGCCGCGGGTGTGGTCGCGGGGATTGTCTGGGCGTTCAGCGATTACGGCATTCAGGGGTCCAAGATGTCCTTCCTGGTTGCGCTGATGGTGGCCGCCGCCGGCATGCTGATGGTCAGCAACATCAAGTACAACAGCTTCAAGGAACTGGACTTGAAGGGACGAGTGCCTTTTGTCGCGATCCTGGCGGTGGTGCTGGTGTTTGCCGTGGTCTTCAGTGATCCACCGCGCATTCTGCTGCTGGTTTTCCTCGCTTACGCGGCGTCCGGTCCGGTGCAATACCTGTTGCATCTTCGTCGGCACAAAAAAGCCGAGTGA
- the ilvC gene encoding ketol-acid reductoisomerase, with protein MKVYYEKDCDLSIIQGKKVAIIGYGSQGHAQACNLKDSGVDVTVGLRKGSATVAKAEAHGLKVTDVASAVAAADLVMILTPDEFQSALYKNEIEPNIKKGATLAFSHGFAIHYNQVVPRADLDVIMIAPKAPGHTVRSEFVKGGGIPDLIAIYQDASGNAKNVALSYAAGVGGGRTGIIETTFKDETETDLFGEQAVLCGGTVELVKAGFETLVEAGYAPEMAYFECLHELKLIVDLMYEGGIANMNYSISNNAEYGEYVTGPEVINAESRQAMRNALKRIQDGEYAKMFISEGATGYPSMTAKRRNNAAHGIEIIGEQLRSMMPWIGANKIVDKAKN; from the coding sequence ATGAAAGTTTATTACGAAAAAGACTGCGACCTGTCGATCATCCAGGGCAAGAAAGTTGCCATCATTGGTTACGGTTCCCAAGGCCACGCTCAAGCGTGCAACCTGAAAGACTCCGGCGTTGACGTGACTGTCGGTCTGCGCAAAGGTTCGGCCACTGTTGCCAAAGCCGAAGCCCACGGCCTGAAAGTGACCGACGTTGCTTCCGCTGTTGCTGCGGCCGACCTGGTCATGATCCTGACCCCGGACGAGTTCCAGTCTGCCCTGTACAAGAACGAAATCGAGCCGAACATCAAGAAAGGCGCCACCCTGGCCTTCTCCCACGGCTTCGCGATCCACTACAACCAGGTTGTTCCGCGCGCTGACCTCGACGTGATCATGATCGCGCCGAAAGCACCGGGCCACACCGTGCGTTCCGAGTTCGTCAAAGGCGGCGGTATCCCTGACCTGATCGCTATCTACCAGGATGCTTCGGGCAACGCCAAAAACGTTGCACTGTCCTACGCCGCAGGCGTGGGTGGCGGTCGTACCGGCATCATCGAAACCACCTTCAAGGACGAGACCGAAACCGACCTGTTCGGCGAACAAGCCGTTCTGTGCGGCGGTACCGTTGAACTGGTCAAAGCCGGTTTCGAAACCCTGGTTGAAGCTGGCTACGCGCCGGAAATGGCTTACTTCGAATGCCTGCACGAACTGAAGCTGATCGTTGACCTCATGTACGAAGGCGGCATCGCCAACATGAACTACTCGATCTCCAATAACGCTGAGTACGGCGAGTACGTGACCGGTCCGGAAGTGATCAACGCCGAATCCCGTCAGGCCATGCGCAACGCCCTGAAACGTATTCAGGACGGCGAATACGCCAAGATGTTCATCAGCGAAGGCGCGACCGGCTATCCTTCGATGACCGCCAAGCGTCGTAACAACGCCGCTCACGGTATCGAAATCATCGGCGAGCAACTGCGCTCCATGATGCCGTGGATCGGTGCCAACAAGATCGTCGACAAAGCTAAAAACTAA
- the ilvN gene encoding acetolactate synthase small subunit, translating into MRHIISLLLENEPGALSRVVGLFSQRNYNIESLTVAPTEDPTLSRLTLTTVGHDEIIEQITKNLNKLIEVVKLVDLSESAHIERELMLVKVKATGAQRAEIKRTTDIYRGQIVDVSASVYTVQLTGTSDKLDSFIQSIGTASILETVRSGVTGIARGDKVLSI; encoded by the coding sequence ATGCGACATATTATTTCCCTGCTTCTGGAAAACGAACCCGGTGCTCTGTCTCGTGTAGTCGGCCTGTTCTCGCAGCGCAACTACAACATCGAAAGCCTGACCGTGGCCCCTACCGAAGACCCGACCTTGTCGCGTCTGACGCTGACCACTGTCGGCCACGATGAAATCATCGAGCAGATCACCAAGAACCTGAACAAGCTGATCGAAGTGGTCAAACTGGTCGACCTGTCGGAGAGTGCTCACATCGAGCGCGAACTGATGTTGGTCAAGGTCAAGGCCACCGGCGCCCAGCGCGCCGAGATCAAGCGCACCACCGATATTTACCGTGGGCAGATCGTCGATGTCAGCGCTAGCGTGTATACCGTTCAATTGACCGGTACCAGCGACAAGCTCGACAGCTTCATTCAGTCCATTGGCACCGCCTCGATCCTGGAAACCGTCCGTAGCGGCGTGACCGGCATCGCTCGCGGCGACAAAGTACTCAGCATCTAA
- a CDS encoding acetolactate synthase 3 large subunit translates to MELLSGGEMLVRFLRDEGVKYIYGYPGGAALHIYDALFKEPAVQHILVRHEQAATHMADGYARATGKAGVVLVTSGPGATNVITGIATAYMDSIPMVILTAQVPSTMVGTDAFQETDMIGISRPIVKHSFMIKHASEIPEIMKKAFYLAQSGRPGPVVVDIPKDMTNPAEKFEYIFPKKAKLRSYSPAVRGHSGQIRKAVEMLLAAKRPIIYAGGGVILGNGSAPLTELAQLLNVPVTNTLMGLGAYPGSDRQFLGMLGMHGSYTANLAMHHADVIMAVGARFDDRVINGASKFCPSAKIIHIDIDPASISKTIKADVPIVGPVESVLTEMVATFKEIGETPNKDSVAAWWKQVEEWRGDRDMFPYNKGDGSIIKPQTVIETLHEVTKGDAYIASDVGQHQMFAAQYYRFNKPNRWINSGGLGTMGFGFPAAMGVKLSFPEADVACVTGEGSIQMNIQELSTCLQHDLPVKIILLNNGVLGMVRQWQDMSYGARHSHSYMESLPDFVKLAEAYGHVGMRITDLKDLKPMMEQAFAMKDRLVFIDIKVDAGEHVYPMQIKDGSMRDMWLSKTERT, encoded by the coding sequence GTGGAGCTTTTATCTGGCGGTGAGATGCTCGTCCGCTTTTTGCGTGACGAAGGCGTTAAATATATCTATGGGTACCCGGGTGGTGCCGCATTGCATATCTATGACGCGCTGTTCAAAGAACCAGCCGTTCAACACATTCTCGTTCGTCATGAGCAGGCTGCCACTCACATGGCGGACGGCTATGCGCGCGCTACCGGCAAGGCCGGCGTCGTACTGGTGACCTCCGGTCCCGGCGCGACCAACGTCATTACCGGTATTGCTACTGCGTACATGGACTCGATCCCGATGGTGATCCTGACCGCCCAGGTGCCTAGCACCATGGTCGGTACCGATGCCTTCCAGGAAACCGACATGATCGGTATCTCCCGGCCGATCGTGAAACACAGTTTCATGATCAAGCATGCTTCGGAAATCCCGGAGATCATGAAAAAGGCGTTCTACCTCGCGCAATCCGGTCGTCCTGGTCCTGTCGTTGTCGACATCCCGAAAGACATGACCAACCCGGCCGAGAAGTTCGAATACATCTTCCCGAAAAAAGCCAAGCTGCGTTCCTACAGCCCGGCGGTTCGTGGTCACTCGGGCCAGATCCGCAAAGCGGTGGAAATGCTGTTGGCGGCCAAGCGGCCGATCATCTATGCCGGCGGCGGCGTCATTCTGGGCAACGGCTCCGCGCCGTTGACCGAATTGGCGCAACTGCTGAACGTGCCGGTCACCAATACCTTGATGGGCCTCGGCGCCTATCCGGGCAGCGACCGTCAGTTCCTCGGCATGCTTGGTATGCACGGCAGCTACACCGCCAACCTGGCGATGCACCATGCGGACGTGATCATGGCCGTGGGCGCACGTTTCGATGACCGTGTTATCAACGGTGCATCGAAGTTCTGCCCAAGCGCCAAGATCATCCACATCGATATCGACCCGGCTTCGATCTCCAAGACCATCAAGGCCGACGTTCCTATCGTCGGCCCGGTGGAAAGCGTCTTGACCGAAATGGTCGCTACCTTCAAGGAAATCGGCGAGACCCCGAACAAGGACTCGGTTGCTGCCTGGTGGAAGCAGGTTGAAGAGTGGCGCGGTGATCGCGACATGTTCCCTTACAACAAAGGGGACGGCAGCATCATCAAGCCGCAGACCGTTATCGAAACCCTGCACGAAGTGACCAAGGGCGACGCCTACATTGCGTCCGACGTGGGTCAGCACCAGATGTTTGCGGCGCAGTACTACCGCTTCAACAAGCCTAATCGCTGGATCAACTCCGGTGGCCTGGGCACGATGGGCTTCGGTTTCCCGGCAGCAATGGGCGTGAAACTGAGCTTCCCGGAAGCGGACGTGGCTTGCGTGACTGGTGAAGGCAGCATCCAGATGAACATCCAGGAGCTGTCCACTTGCCTGCAGCATGACCTGCCGGTGAAGATCATCCTGCTCAACAACGGCGTGCTCGGCATGGTCCGTCAGTGGCAGGACATGAGCTACGGCGCGCGTCACTCGCACTCCTACATGGAATCGTTGCCGGACTTCGTCAAGTTGGCCGAAGCCTACGGTCACGTGGGGATGCGCATCACGGACTTGAAGGATTTGAAGCCGATGATGGAGCAAGCGTTCGCGATGAAGGATCGTCTGGTGTTCATCGACATCAAGGTCGACGCCGGTGAGCACGTCTACCCGATGCAGATCAAAGACGGCTCCATGCGCGATATGTGGCTGAGCAAGACGGAGCGTACTTAA
- a CDS encoding DUF4124 domain-containing protein produces the protein MRTFLMVSLLISPLCMAGQIYKWVDAQGVTHFDAQPPQGQEATTVLTPSPPAGKPAAPTRSTTIGDQQAIDNTVKKQVAEQQAQLKVFCEQARTNLAQLQNNPRLREDVDGERRRLTDEQRQERTTEAQKQIADNCQ, from the coding sequence ATGCGAACGTTCTTGATGGTCAGTCTGCTGATCAGCCCTTTGTGTATGGCCGGTCAGATCTATAAATGGGTCGACGCTCAAGGTGTAACCCACTTCGACGCGCAACCGCCGCAAGGCCAGGAGGCCACCACGGTGCTGACGCCCTCCCCGCCTGCCGGCAAACCCGCCGCTCCAACGCGCAGCACGACGATTGGCGATCAACAAGCCATCGACAACACAGTGAAAAAGCAGGTTGCCGAGCAGCAAGCCCAGCTAAAGGTATTTTGCGAGCAGGCGCGAACGAACCTGGCCCAGCTGCAGAACAATCCACGATTGCGGGAGGATGTCGACGGTGAGAGGCGCCGTCTGACCGATGAGCAACGTCAGGAGCGCACGACCGAAGCACAGAAACAGATTGCGGATAACTGCCAGTAG
- a CDS encoding YqcC family protein, translated as MDARFPKIAEQLLLIERELRIQGWWDEVSPSAEALSSVEPFSVDTLDFEQWLQWIFLPRMKIILEQDLPLPNASGIQEMAEMVFAARNVQGKDRYLQVLLKEFDLLITASR; from the coding sequence ATGGACGCACGCTTTCCGAAGATTGCCGAGCAACTGTTGTTGATCGAGCGTGAGTTGCGGATTCAGGGCTGGTGGGACGAGGTTTCGCCCTCCGCTGAGGCATTATCCAGCGTCGAGCCGTTTTCGGTGGATACGCTGGATTTCGAGCAGTGGTTGCAATGGATCTTCTTGCCGCGGATGAAGATCATCCTCGAACAGGATCTGCCGCTGCCTAACGCATCAGGGATTCAGGAGATGGCCGAAATGGTCTTCGCCGCCCGTAATGTCCAGGGCAAAGATCGCTATTTGCAGGTCTTGCTCAAAGAGTTCGACCTGCTCATCACCGCCTCTCGCTGA
- a CDS encoding M48 family metallopeptidase, producing the protein MNKWLIPAVTAVALLSGCSSVQRGSIPVVDSGSAVSNSERVSANGGFRQTTSKRPVQAQTQAIPQGDTGVVVMVPGGGAVASAPISTGPITPGPIDTSPVQSAPVNQGGYSMPSTPSGIPSASSGGLSADEQLDGPVLALLTTAQQQQAGGDLNGASSSLERAQRVAPREPQVLYRLAQVRMAQGDAPQAEQFARRGLTFASGRPALQASLWELIAQAREKQGDSSGAALARQKAKVSS; encoded by the coding sequence GTGAACAAGTGGTTGATTCCAGCGGTTACCGCCGTGGCTTTGCTCAGCGGTTGCTCCTCCGTACAGCGCGGCTCGATCCCGGTTGTGGATTCCGGCAGCGCTGTCTCCAACAGTGAGCGAGTGTCGGCAAATGGCGGTTTCCGTCAGACGACGTCAAAACGCCCTGTGCAAGCCCAGACTCAGGCGATTCCACAAGGTGACACAGGTGTTGTCGTGATGGTCCCGGGTGGCGGCGCAGTGGCGTCGGCACCGATCAGCACCGGGCCGATTACGCCTGGCCCGATCGACACCTCGCCGGTGCAGTCGGCACCGGTCAATCAGGGCGGCTACAGCATGCCGTCGACGCCGAGCGGGATTCCTTCGGCGAGCTCCGGAGGCTTGTCTGCCGATGAGCAACTGGACGGTCCGGTACTCGCGTTGTTGACCACGGCTCAGCAGCAACAGGCCGGCGGCGACCTCAATGGTGCGTCCTCCAGTCTCGAGCGCGCCCAGCGTGTTGCGCCGCGTGAGCCGCAAGTGCTTTATCGACTGGCTCAGGTGCGCATGGCCCAAGGCGATGCACCCCAGGCTGAACAATTCGCCCGTCGTGGCCTGACGTTCGCAAGTGGTCGTCCGGCGCTTCAGGCCAGCCTGTGGGAATTGATCGCCCAGGCGCGTGAGAAACAGGGTGATTCCTCAGGTGCTGCACTGGCCCGTCAGAAGGCCAAGGTTTCGTCGTGA
- the mrcB gene encoding penicillin-binding protein 1B — translation MTRTRSPRTPKKPPSKGLSPWLGWALKLSLVGLVVLAGVAVYLDAVVQEKFSGKRWTIPAKVYARPLELFTGQKLSKEDFLTELDALGYRREAVSNGPGAAAVNGNTVDLNTRGFQFYEGLESAQQVRVRFSGDYVAELSAINGSKLSVVRLEPLLIGGIYPKNLEDRILIKIDQVPPYLLETLVAVEDRDFYSHWGVSPKSIARAVWVNTSGGKMTQGGSTLTQQLVKNFYLTSERSLTRKLTEAMMAMLLELHYDKREILEAYLNEVFVGQDGQRAVHGFGLASQFFFGQPLSELKLHQVAMLVGMVKGPSYYNPRRNPERAMERRNLVLDVLEQQGVATAEQVAAAKKMPLGVTTRGKLADSSFPGFLDLVKRQLREDYRDEDLTEEGLRIFTSFDPILQMKAEASVNDTFKRLAGRKGSDEVEAAMVVTNPETGEVQAMIGSRQASFAGFNRALDAVRPIGSLIKPAVYLTALEKPSQYTLTSWLSDESFSVKGADGQVWKPQNYDRRSHGTVFLYQGLAHSYNLSTARLGLAVGVPNVLKTLARLGVSREFPAFPSMLLGAGGLTPIEVATMYQTLANGGFNTPMRGIRSVLTAEGEPLKRYPFQIEQRFDPASIYLIQSAMQRVMREGTGSSVYNVLPKTLTLAGKTGTSNDSRDSWFAGFSQDLLAVVWLGRDDNGKTPFTGATGALQVWTSFMRKADPLPLDMPQPDNVVQAWVDSRTGQGSEGSCPGAVQMPYIRGSEPPPGAACGGESPASGETVMDWVKGWMN, via the coding sequence ATGACTCGTACTCGATCCCCCCGTACCCCAAAAAAACCACCTTCCAAGGGCTTGAGCCCTTGGCTGGGCTGGGCCCTTAAACTCAGTCTGGTCGGCCTCGTGGTGCTCGCCGGGGTCGCGGTGTACCTCGACGCCGTGGTCCAGGAGAAGTTCTCCGGCAAGCGCTGGACCATCCCGGCCAAGGTGTATGCGCGCCCGCTCGAGCTGTTCACCGGCCAGAAGCTGAGCAAGGAAGACTTCCTGACCGAGCTCGACGCCTTGGGCTATCGCCGTGAAGCGGTGAGCAACGGCCCCGGCGCTGCGGCGGTCAACGGCAACACCGTCGACTTGAATACCCGTGGCTTCCAGTTCTATGAAGGTTTGGAGAGCGCTCAGCAGGTGCGCGTGCGGTTCTCCGGCGACTATGTGGCCGAACTTTCGGCGATCAACGGTTCGAAGCTTTCGGTCGTGCGGCTGGAGCCGCTGCTGATTGGCGGGATCTACCCGAAAAACCTCGAAGATCGCATTCTGATCAAGATTGATCAGGTTCCGCCGTATCTGCTGGAAACCCTGGTGGCGGTGGAAGACCGGGATTTCTATAGCCACTGGGGCGTGTCGCCCAAGTCGATTGCCCGCGCCGTGTGGGTCAACACCTCCGGCGGCAAGATGACCCAGGGTGGCAGTACGCTGACCCAACAGTTGGTAAAGAACTTCTACCTGACCAGCGAACGCAGCCTGACTCGCAAACTCACCGAAGCCATGATGGCGATGCTGCTTGAGCTGCATTACGACAAACGGGAAATTCTTGAGGCGTACCTCAATGAAGTGTTCGTCGGTCAGGATGGTCAGCGCGCAGTGCACGGTTTCGGCCTGGCCAGCCAGTTCTTCTTCGGGCAGCCATTGTCCGAGCTGAAACTGCATCAAGTCGCAATGCTGGTGGGGATGGTCAAGGGGCCGTCTTATTACAATCCGCGTCGCAACCCGGAACGGGCGATGGAGCGACGCAATCTGGTGCTCGATGTGCTTGAGCAGCAAGGCGTAGCCACCGCTGAGCAGGTCGCCGCCGCGAAAAAAATGCCATTGGGCGTGACGACGCGCGGCAAGCTGGCGGACAGTTCTTTCCCAGGCTTCCTCGATCTGGTTAAACGTCAGTTGCGCGAAGACTACCGCGACGAAGACTTGACCGAAGAAGGCCTGCGGATCTTCACCAGTTTCGACCCGATCCTGCAGATGAAAGCCGAAGCATCGGTCAACGACACCTTTAAACGCCTGGCCGGGCGCAAGGGTTCCGATGAGGTTGAAGCGGCGATGGTCGTGACCAACCCGGAAACCGGTGAAGTCCAGGCCATGATCGGCAGCCGTCAGGCGAGTTTTGCCGGCTTCAACCGGGCGCTCGATGCGGTGCGCCCGATCGGTTCGTTGATCAAGCCTGCGGTTTATCTGACAGCCTTGGAGAAGCCGAGCCAGTACACGTTGACCAGTTGGCTGTCGGACGAATCCTTCTCGGTCAAAGGTGCGGACGGTCAGGTCTGGAAACCCCAGAACTATGATCGCCGATCCCACGGCACGGTGTTCCTGTACCAGGGCCTGGCCCATTCCTACAACTTGTCGACGGCGCGTCTCGGGTTGGCGGTGGGTGTGCCAAATGTCCTGAAGACACTGGCGCGCCTGGGTGTCAGTCGCGAGTTTCCGGCGTTCCCTTCGATGTTGCTGGGGGCTGGTGGTCTGACGCCGATCGAAGTCGCAACCATGTACCAGACGCTGGCCAACGGTGGTTTCAATACACCGATGCGCGGGATTCGTAGCGTACTGACCGCCGAAGGCGAGCCGCTCAAGCGTTATCCGTTCCAGATTGAGCAGCGTTTCGACCCAGCCTCTATTTACCTGATCCAGAGCGCCATGCAGCGGGTCATGCGTGAAGGTACCGGCAGTTCGGTTTATAACGTGCTGCCGAAAACCCTGACCCTGGCGGGTAAAACCGGTACCAGTAACGACTCGCGAGACAGCTGGTTCGCCGGTTTTAGCCAGGATTTGCTGGCGGTGGTGTGGCTGGGCCGCGATGACAACGGCAAGACGCCATTCACTGGTGCCACCGGTGCATTGCAGGTCTGGACCAGTTTCATGCGCAAGGCCGATCCGCTGCCGTTGGACATGCCGCAGCCGGATAATGTTGTTCAAGCTTGGGTGGATTCGCGGACCGGGCAAGGTTCCGAAGGCAGCTGCCCAGGCGCTGTGCAGATGCCGTATATTCGCGGCAGCGAACCGCCTCCCGGCGCTGCTTGCGGTGGCGAAAGCCCTGCATCCGGCGAAACGGTGATGGATTGGGTCAAGGGCTGGATGAATTAA